The DNA segment GGCGGGGAGCGGCTGGCTGAATCTGGCCGGCGATGTGCCGCGCTGGTTGGAAAACGGTGATTTGGCCGGAGCGGAACATGCGGATTCGGGCAGTCAGGCGGCTTTGCCGGTGTGTTCGCCGAGCGGGCGCGTGCTGGGTGTGGTGTATGTCGAGTCGGCGGAGAAAAACGCGTTTGGTGAAGATGTGCTGGCGCAGTGGGTGGCTCTGGCTTTGGCTTTGGCCGCGCCGCTGCGGGTGTTGGCTGGCGATGCGGGGGAGGCGGAGGATGAGTAAGCTGAAATTCGTTGCGTCCTGCCGCCTGCCGACCGAATGGGGTGTGTTTGCGCTGCACGGTTTTGAAGAGGAAAACGGGCAGGATCATGCCGCGCTGACGATGGGGGATGTTTCAGACGGCCTGCCGGTGCTGGCGCGGGTGCATTCGGAATGTCTGACGGGCGACGCGCTGTTTTCGCGCAAATGCGACTGCGGACCGCAGCTTGAAGCGGCAATGCGGGCGGTGCAGGGCGAGGGGCGGGGCTGTATCGCCTATCTGCGTCAGGAGGGGCGGGGCATCGGTTTGATCAATAAAATCCGTGCTTATGCTTTGCAGGACGGGGGGTTGGATACGGTGGAGGCCAATCTCGCCCTCGGCCTGCCGGTGGATGCGCGGGATTTTGGTTTGGCGCAGCAGATTTTCGCCCATTTGGGCATCCGTTCGCTGCGCCTGCTGACCAATAACCCCGACAAGGTGGCAACGCTGGAACGTGCGGGCATTGCGGTGGCCGAACGTGTGCCGCTGCATGTGGGGGAAAACGCGGAAAACGTACATTATTTGAAAACCAAGGCCGAGAAGCTGGGGCATTTGTTTTGAAACGTATGGCGGGCGGGATAAAAAATCCACGGCCTTGCCGCCTTGTCTCTTTTCTATTTTGTTCCGCTATATTTAAAGTTGCTCCCGCCCGTGCGGGGGGTATGTTTCCGAAAAATGGGTTTTCTCTGCCGCAGCGGGGTTTTCAGACGGCCTCAAAGGCTTTATGCGGCATCCGCAACAAACAGAAAGGAAAAACAGAATGGGCATGTTGCTTCTTACCCTGGCGGTTTGCGCCGTTGCCGTGCTGCATCTGCACACCTGTTTCAGCGAGGCGGTGCATCTGAACCGCTGGCCGGGCTGGCAGATTATCCTGATGTTCGCGCTGACGGGTACGCTGTTTGTCTATTTCATCAGCCGCACCGCGTTGCTCAAAGGCGCGGCGCAGCTTGTACTGATTGCGGGCGGTCTTGCCGCCGCCGCATATTTGTGAGGCCGTCTGAAAACGGGTTTTGCCGCTTTTCAGACGGCCTGCATGATGTAAGACGTATTCATATTGAAAGACCAAGCGATGACCGCCTTCCATAACTTTCCCACTCCCGAAGCCGCCGCCCGCGCCCTTGCCGATACCGTGGCGCGGGACTTGCGCACCGTGCTGGCGCAAAAGGGCGATGCCGTGCTGGCCGTGTCGGGCGGACGCTCGCCCGTATTGTTTTTCCAAGCCCTGTCGCAGGAAGATTTGGATTGGGCGCAGGTGTCCGTAACCCTGGCCGACGAGCGCATCGTCCCCACCAACCATCCCGACAGCAACACCCGCCTCGTGCGCGGACACCTGCTGCAACACCGCGCAGCGGCGGCGCAATGGCTGCCCTTGGTTGAAGACGGCGGCAGCGTGCCGCCGCCGGAAGAAGCCGTGCGGATTGCGCTTGCACGCTACCGGCCGGCCGACG comes from the Kingella potus genome and includes:
- the ribA gene encoding GTP cyclohydrolase II, producing MSKLKFVASCRLPTEWGVFALHGFEEENGQDHAALTMGDVSDGLPVLARVHSECLTGDALFSRKCDCGPQLEAAMRAVQGEGRGCIAYLRQEGRGIGLINKIRAYALQDGGLDTVEANLALGLPVDARDFGLAQQIFAHLGIRSLRLLTNNPDKVATLERAGIAVAERVPLHVGENAENVHYLKTKAEKLGHLF
- a CDS encoding enterochelin ABC transporter is translated as MGMLLLTLAVCAVAVLHLHTCFSEAVHLNRWPGWQIILMFALTGTLFVYFISRTALLKGAAQLVLIAGGLAAAAYL
- the pgl gene encoding 6-phosphogluconolactonase; amino-acid sequence: MTAFHNFPTPEAAARALADTVARDLRTVLAQKGDAVLAVSGGRSPVLFFQALSQEDLDWAQVSVTLADERIVPTNHPDSNTRLVRGHLLQHRAAAAQWLPLVEDGGSVPPPEEAVRIALARYRPADVLVLGMGNDGHTASLFPDAPQLSDGLSPDYPQPLLHVSPPAAPHERISLTLAAAARVPHVYLAVGGEEKRRILEQALAAPAQYPVGRMIAAAQRAAVYCSRTA